Proteins co-encoded in one Sulfuricaulis limicola genomic window:
- a CDS encoding DUF1272 domain-containing protein: MLELRPTCENCNKPLPPDSLEACICTYECTFCATCVDKVLGNVCPNCGGGFVPRPIRPSKNWKGDNYLGKDPASVKIKHRPVDPAAHAKFAATIRNIPPEKR, from the coding sequence ATGCTCGAACTCCGCCCGACGTGCGAAAACTGCAACAAGCCGCTGCCACCCGATTCGCTGGAGGCGTGCATTTGCACCTATGAATGCACGTTCTGCGCGACCTGTGTCGATAAGGTTTTGGGCAACGTCTGCCCGAACTGCGGCGGCGGTTTTGTTCCCCGGCCCATCCGGCCATCGAAGAACTGGAAGGGCGACAACTATCTTGGCAAGGACCCGGCCAGCGTCAAAATCAAACACCGGCCGGTGGATCCGGCCGCCCATGCGAAGTTCGCGGCCACGATCAGGAACATACCGCCTGAGAAACGCTAG
- a CDS encoding carbonic anhydrase, which yields MQEIQKLIEGFQRFRAHHYERDGTPFKQLVSEGQSPKIMVVACSDSRVDPAIVTDCDPGDLFVVRNVANLVPPFEQGGGYHGTSAALEFAVSCLNVRHVIVMGHARCGGIRALLGNIRFEGSTGQFITPWMSIAEQARREVAATHAAADADTRAAACERAAMRVSLGNLTSFPFVREAVTTGRLQLHGWYFDLDRGELHGYDAASGGFELLGG from the coding sequence ATGCAAGAAATCCAGAAATTGATCGAAGGCTTTCAGCGCTTTCGCGCGCACCACTACGAGCGTGATGGCACGCCGTTCAAACAACTGGTCAGTGAGGGCCAATCCCCCAAGATCATGGTCGTTGCCTGCAGCGACTCACGCGTCGACCCGGCCATCGTCACCGACTGCGACCCCGGCGACCTGTTCGTGGTGCGCAACGTCGCCAACCTGGTGCCGCCGTTCGAGCAAGGCGGCGGCTATCACGGCACCTCGGCGGCGCTCGAATTCGCGGTGAGCTGCCTGAATGTCCGGCACGTGATCGTGATGGGCCATGCGCGCTGCGGCGGCATCCGCGCGCTGCTCGGCAATATCCGCTTCGAGGGCAGCACCGGGCAGTTCATCACGCCGTGGATGTCGATCGCCGAACAGGCGCGCCGCGAGGTGGCCGCGACCCACGCGGCCGCAGACGCCGATACCCGCGCCGCGGCCTGCGAACGCGCGGCCATGCGCGTGTCGCTCGGCAACCTGACGAGCTTCCCGTTCGTGCGTGAGGCCGTGACGACCGGCCGCCTGCAACTGCACGGCTGGTATTTCGATCTCGATCGCGGCGAGCTACACGGCTACGACGCGGCAAGCGGGGGGTTTGAATTGCTTGGGGGTTGA
- a CDS encoding AraC family transcriptional regulator: MDAISDVLRVVRLSGAVYLYSELTAPWCVIGKTDGALCAGYLPRSERVVSYHLITEGNCWARLAADPDSAIQINAGELLVVPQGETHILGSAPDLTPVPFGPLLASQLETAPGEVMKLSYGGGGAMTRTVCGFLACDETLSNPILSSLPRIFKIDMRNDPRSAWLESSLQFAAAEAAEWRAGSATVLAKLSELLFVEAIRRCIDALPADRKGWLAGARDRFVGRALSLMHARPAHDWTVDELARKVGLSRSALAQRFTDFLEQPPMQYLARWRLQVAAHELLNGNKSLAAVAEQVGYDSEAAFNRAFKREFGMPPAGWRKDRSKADVADASANALQPTGETPAAA, encoded by the coding sequence ATGGATGCCATTTCCGACGTGCTGCGCGTGGTACGCCTGAGCGGTGCGGTTTACCTCTATAGCGAGCTCACCGCGCCGTGGTGTGTGATCGGCAAAACCGATGGCGCCCTGTGCGCGGGCTACCTGCCGCGATCAGAGCGCGTGGTGTCCTACCATCTCATCACCGAAGGCAACTGTTGGGCGCGGCTGGCGGCCGACCCCGACTCGGCCATTCAAATCAATGCCGGCGAACTGCTGGTGGTGCCGCAAGGGGAAACGCACATACTGGGTAGCGCCCCGGATCTCACTCCCGTGCCATTCGGGCCGCTGCTGGCCAGTCAGCTGGAGACGGCGCCCGGCGAGGTGATGAAGCTGTCCTATGGGGGCGGCGGGGCGATGACACGCACCGTGTGCGGCTTTCTGGCCTGCGACGAGACTCTGAGCAACCCGATACTTTCCTCGCTGCCGCGCATCTTCAAGATTGACATGCGCAACGATCCGCGCTCGGCATGGCTCGAGTCATCGCTGCAATTCGCCGCCGCCGAAGCCGCGGAGTGGCGCGCCGGCAGCGCCACCGTCCTCGCCAAATTGTCCGAACTGCTGTTTGTCGAGGCGATACGCCGTTGCATCGATGCGCTGCCGGCGGACCGCAAGGGATGGCTGGCGGGAGCGCGCGACCGTTTTGTGGGACGCGCGCTATCGCTGATGCACGCGCGGCCGGCGCATGACTGGACCGTGGACGAACTCGCGCGCAAGGTGGGTTTATCGCGCTCGGCGCTGGCGCAGCGCTTCACCGATTTTCTGGAACAGCCGCCCATGCAATACCTGGCGCGCTGGCGTCTGCAAGTTGCGGCACATGAACTTTTGAACGGGAATAAATCCCTCGCCGCGGTAGCGGAGCAAGTCGGCTACGATTCCGAGGCAGCATTCAACCGGGCGTTCAAGCGCGAATTCGGCATGCCGCCGGCGGGTTGGCGAAAGGACCGCAGTAAGGCGGATGTCGCCGATGCATCGGCGAATGCGTTGCAACCCACAGGAGAAACACCGGCAGCTGCTTAA
- a CDS encoding GFA family protein — protein MNNGKTYKGSCFCGAVQFTVSGEPAAMGYCHCDSCRRWSAGPVNAFTLWKPEAVQVTRGGNHIGAYNKTERSHRKWCKTCGGHLFTDHPHWGLIDVYAAAIPDFPYQPGIHVHYQETKLQIRDGLPKMKDIPKEMGGSGVSVAE, from the coding sequence ATGAACAACGGAAAGACTTACAAAGGCAGTTGTTTTTGCGGCGCGGTTCAGTTCACGGTCAGCGGCGAGCCGGCCGCCATGGGTTATTGCCATTGCGACTCGTGCCGCCGCTGGTCGGCGGGGCCGGTCAACGCCTTCACGTTATGGAAACCCGAAGCGGTCCAGGTCACGCGCGGAGGTAACCACATCGGTGCTTACAACAAGACCGAGCGCAGTCATCGCAAATGGTGCAAAACCTGCGGCGGCCACCTCTTCACCGACCATCCCCACTGGGGGCTCATCGACGTGTATGCCGCGGCCATTCCGGACTTCCCGTACCAGCCCGGGATCCATGTGCACTATCAGGAGACGAAGTTGCAAATCAGGGACGGCTTGCCGAAGATGAAGGACATCCCCAAGGAAATGGGTGGCTCGGGCGTCAGCGTAGCGGAATAG